A DNA window from Nerophis lumbriciformis linkage group LG03, RoL_Nlum_v2.1, whole genome shotgun sequence contains the following coding sequences:
- the foxb2 gene encoding forkhead box protein B2, translated as MPRPGKNSYSDQKPPYSYISLTAMAIQNSQEKMLPLSDIYKFIMDRFPYYRDNTQRWQNSLRHNLSFNDCFIKIPRRPDQPGKGSFWALHPDCGDMFENGSFLRRRKRFKVLRAEHIACKSSSMMHYFHHHHHHQHHLQAGGKPGAAAPGHQEPSLGQVSAVGRLPPHFQSYGGIACSQPGGFKHPFAIENIISRDYKGVMASGLPLTSVMHHLGYPVPPQLMTSMWPHVGMLAESVGAPSPEYSPFGVPTKSLYHHSATGTTLPAVPVPIKPTPSLGPVHGLSGMQPGPAQLCTPASSSSSAMEKGDAMEGKGSLLHPAALLLS; from the coding sequence atGCCCCGACCAGGCAAGAACTCGTACAGTGACCAGAAGCCTCCGTATTCCTACATTTCCCTGACTGCCATGGCCATCCAGAATTCCCAAGAGAAGATGCTCCCTCTGAGCGACATCTACAAGTTCATCATGGACCGCTTCCCTTACTACAGAGACAACACCCAGCGCTGGCAGAACTCCCTCCGGCACAACCTCTCCTTCAACGACTGCTTCATCAAGATCCCCCGGCGGCCTGACCAGCCGGGCAAAGGCAGCTTTTGGGCTCTGCACCCGGACTGCGGGGACATGTTCGAGAACGGGAGCTTCCTGAGGAGACGGAAGCGCTTCAAGGTGCTCCGCGCCGAGCACATTGCTTGCAAAAGTTCCTCCATGATGCACTacttccaccaccaccaccaccaccaacacCACCTCCAGGCGGGGGGGAAGCCGGGCGCTGCGGCACCCGGGCATCAGGAGCCCTCGCTGGGCCAGGTGAGCGCCGTGGGTCGCCTGCCTCCTCACTTCCAAAGCTACGGGGGCATCGCTTGCTCCCAGCCGGGCGGCTTTAAGCACCCGTTCGCCATCGAGAACATCATCAGCCGGGACTACAAGGGCGTGATGGCGAGTGGGCTCCCACTCACCTCGGTCATGCACCACCTGGGTTACCCGGTGCCCCCGCAGCTGATGACTTCCATGTGGCCCCACGTCGGGATGCTGGCGGAGTCCGTCGGCGCCCCGTCTCCAGAATATTCGCCCTTCGGCGTCCCGACCAAGAGTCTGTACCACCACAGTGCAACCGGGACCACGCTGCCCGCCGTGCCGGTGCCCATAAAGCCCACCCCGTCTCTGGGTCCGGTGCACGGCTTGAGTGGGATGCAGCCTGGTCCGGCGCAGCTGTGCACCccagcctcctcctcctcctcggcgATGGAGAAAGGCGATGCGATGGAGGGGAAAGGCAGCCTCCTCCACCCCGCGGCCCTCCTGCTGTCTTAA